CGTGACAACGCGCCCGACAGGCTCGCCTCTGAGTCGATCAGGAATTGCCCCGAGGTGACAACCCGTTCGCCACCCTGCAGGCCGGTGAGAATCACGGTCATATCGCCCGACGATCGGCCTGTGCGCACCCGAACCGGTTTGAATCGTCCATCGCCCAATGCCTCGATCACGCGGGTATGGACACCGTCGGCGATGATCGCCTCGGTCGGCACCAGCGGATGCGGCGTACTGGGCGCACCCTGGATGCGCAAGTCGGCGAACATGCCGGGCGCAAGGTCGTGGTTGGGATTGTCGAGTACGATCCGCGCCCGCTGGGTACGGGTCGCCTCACTCACGTCCGGCAACAACGCTTCCACTTCGCCGTGGAAGGTTTCATCCGGCAGTGCGGTGACGGTCGCGCTGATCGGCGTGCCGGCAGTGATGCCTCCGGCCTGAGCCTGCGGAATCGCGGCATCGACCCAGACCTTGTCGAGCCCGTTGAGGCTCATGATCGGCATGCCTTCGCCAACCTGCTGGCCTTCCTGCACGTCGAGTTGGCTGACCACGCCGTCGATCGGCGCGCGCAAGGTGATCGTGCCGCCGCCCGCGCGCAGACCTCGGATCGTGGCGGCGTCCATGCCCAACGCGTGCAGGCGTTCGCGGGCAGCACTGCGCAGCGCACGCCCCTCGGCAGACGTGGCGTTGGTGAGCGCGAAATACTCCGCCGCCGCCGCGCTCCACTCGGGCGCGAGCACCTCGGCCAACGGTTGGCCGGCCTTGACCTGAGTGAACGGCGCACGCACGTAGAGCTTTTCGAGCGTGATGTTGGTGCGTGCGCTCACCGTAATCGCGAGTTGCTGGTCCCAGGCGACGGTGCCGGGCACGTGAACAGTGTCGGATAGCCGGCCGACCTTTACTTCCGCAGTGCGCATGCCGAGGTTCTGCACCTCGGCCGCGGAAACCCGCACGACGTTTTGCTCCGTTGCGCCGCCAGCTTCCGCGTACTTCGGCACCATCTGCATGCCCATCGGCGATGTACCCGGATGGTCGAAGTGCTGCTGCGGCGTCATGGGGTCGTACCAGTACAAGACTTTCTTGCCCGACGATGGCGATGTCGCGGCGGTACTGCTCGACGCCGTGGGCGCGGACTGTCGCGCAATCAAGTAGCCAATGCCGCCGGCCACGACCAGCAGGACCAACGCGGCAACCGCCGCCACAAAACGTTTTGCGATAGTTCGGTTCATGGCAGTTGCTCCGGCAAATTGATGGCGCTTGGCGGGTTCTGCTCCGGGAGCAGATAAGCCAGTTGCGCCCAAGCCGTGCCCCAGGCTGCGAGCGCCTGCGCATACGCCACGCGCGTGTTGATTTCGTCGCGCCGCGCTTCCAGCCACGGTTGCAACGAACCGCCGCCACGATACGCGGCGAGCGCGGTACGCGAACGGTCCGTGGCCAGCGGCAGCAGCTTGTCGCGATAGGTGCTGACTTGCTTGCCGTCGCCTTGCCACTCGGCAAGCCCCGCAGCGACCGCCTCGCGCTGCGCGCGGCGTGCATCCTCGTGCTCGTCTTTCACCGCATCGCGCTCTGCGTAGCGCGCGCTGATGTCCTGATCCTGCCGGTCGCCGGGAAACAGCGGCAGGCTGACGCCGACTTCGATGCCGATCATGTCGGGAAGGTGGATACGACTGCCGTACACAAGCCCGACGCTCCAGTTCGGGCGTTTGCCGGCCTTGGCCAAGTCGAGCTTCGCCTGCGCCTGGTCCTCGCGCGCGGCCCAGCCCAGCAGCGGGCCTTGTCGATCCAGGTCGTGCAGCAGTTGTGCCGGAGCAGCAGGTAGCGTCGAGAAATCCGGTGCCGCGCCCAACGTGGCATCGGCGTCGTTGCCGAGCCATCGCTGCAGCGCGGCACGCGCGGAGGCGATCTCCGCGTCCACTCCGGTAATCCGGTTGTCGAGTTCGACGACGGCGGCACGTGCCGCCAGTACATCGGTCGCGCTGCCGGTACCGCCTCGAAGCCTCGCTTTGGCGAGCTGGACCGCAAGGGCGAATTGCTCGTGCAAATCCTGAAGCTGTTTCCGCTCGGTTTGCGCCGCCCACAGACGTACCCACGCGCCGGCGGTCGCCTGCTTGACGGCAAGCCGCACCGTGAGGACATCGGCGGCCGAAAGCTGCACGCTGGAATTGGCCACGGCTTTCTCGGCTTCGCGCTTGGCGTACGAGGGGATTTCCTGCATCACGCCGATGCTGCGCATGGTCATGCTGTCGGCCGCGGCGTTGAATGCCTGCGAGCCGGTCGCGGTGAGATTGTTGATGCCCGCCGTCAGTTGCGGATCGGGCAAGCGCCCGGCGCGCACAGCGTCATGCCGGGCGGCTTGGGCGCGCAGCAACTGCGCCTGCACCTGTGGCGCACGTGCGGCTGCGAGTTGCGTCGCCGCATCGAGACTCAAAGGTGTGTCCTTGCTTGCCGCGTGCAGCGGCAACGCGGCCAACGCGAACAGGATCGCGACCAGCAGACGCGGCGCGCGCACGCGCCGCCAAAGCGATGGGGAATGCATAAAAACCTCCACACACGACCAAGCGCGGCCATGGGTATGGCCACGGCGAATGAACGTGGGGAGGCCTAAATCAGCAAGACGCGGAAGCGCAGTGCTAGCGGTATGCCCGATAGTCGCCACGCCGCAGCATGCTCATGGGCTGCATGCGCGGCGTGCAATGTCGTCAGCACGATCGGTGCCGGCAGCAATGCAGGCATCGACAACGGTGGCACCGTGGGAGTGGGTACATTCTGAGTCGCAAACGCCTGCTGCGCGCAATGCGCCGGACACAACGCCTGATTCTGCTGGCCATGTGCCATTAGCATGCCGTCACAACTCGCAGTCGTGGCCGCGCTCGGCGTCGGCATGTCGGCGGTCGAGCAGGCGTACGACGCCAAGGCGACCTGCTGGAACAGCAGCGACAGCACCGCCAGCAGCACGAACCGCAGGCGGATGCGTCGGGTTGGGCGAAGGAATCGCTTCACAGTGGGCATCGTACTCTATCCGCTTGGCACTTGCGGTATTTCATCGTGGGATCGCGGCAGCAATCCTGCGCTGCCGACTGCGGTGCGTCGGTATCCGTGCCGACCGGTCGATATGAAGCAGGACTGGAGAGCAACCTTCCGCTAGCCGCCAATTGCTCTTGCCAGCTCCTCACGTCAAGTTCCTAAATCCGCGCCTTGCGCAGTCGCAGCGCATTGCCGATTACCGACACCGACGACAGACTCATCGCCGCCGCCGCGATCACCGGCGACAGCAACCAACCGAACGCCGGATACAGGACGCCCGCCGCAATCGGAATGCCGAGCGCGTTGTAGGCAAAAGCGAAGCCGAGGTTCTGGTAGATGTTGCGCACCGTTTGTGCGGAGAGTTTGCGCGCGCGCAGGATGCCGCCCAATTCGCCCTTCAACAAGGTGATCTGCGCGCTCTCGATCGCGACATCCGTGCCGTTGCCCATGGCGAGGCCGACATCGGCTGAAGCCAGTGCCGGCGCGTCATTGATGCCGTCACCCGCCATCGCAATTTTCGCGCCTTGACGGCGTGCGTCTTCAATCCAGGCCGCCTTGTCCTGGGGTGTCTGCGCCGCCGCATATTCGTCCACCCCAAGTTCGCCTGCCACCGCCTTTGCGGTCGCCTCGCTGTCGCCGGTCAACATTACGATGCGCAAGCCTATTGCGTGCAGGGCAGCCAATTGTTCGCGCGCGCCGGGCTTGATGCGGTCTGTCACCGCCAAGGCACCCGCAAGCTTTCCGTTCACGGCGAGATACATCAGCGTGCGCGCCGAGGCTGCGAGCGCTTCGATGCGCGCATCCTGCATGTCGGGTGAAACACCCAACGCGCGCATCAGCGCCACGTTGCCAAGCGCGATCACGCGGCCATCCAGTTCGCCGCGCACGCCTTGCCCGGTGATTGAATCGAAGTGTTGCACCGTCACCGCTGAGGCGCCGCGTTCCTTTGCACCGGTGAGGATGGCGTGCGCCAGCGGGTGCTCGCTCGCCGCTTCCAGACTCGCGGCAAGCTGGAGCACTTCACCTTCCTCGTGCCCATCCAGTGCCACGACGTCGGTCAGGGTGGGCTTGCCTTCGGTGAGCGTGCCGGTCTTGTCCAGCACCAGCGTGTCCACTTGCGCCAGCGCTTCGATCGCCGAGGCATCGCGGAACAGTACACCGTGTTCGGCGCCGCGGCCACTCGCGACCATGATCGAGATCGGTGTAGCCAGTCCGAGTGCGCAGGGGCAGGCGATGATCAGCACCGCGACCGCATTGACGATCGCGTAAGCGATGCGCGGCTCGGGGCCGATGAGCATCCACACGATCGCGGTGACGATCGCAATCACGACCACCGTCGGCACGAACACGCGCGACACGCGATCGGCCAACCGTTGCAGCGGCGCGCGTGAACGCTGCGCCTGCGCAACGAGCGCCACGATCTGCGAGAGCACGGTGTCGGCGCCGACCTTTTCGGCACGCATCGTCAGAGTGCCGGTGCCGTTGACGGTGCCAGCGGTGGCGCGTTCGCCCGCGCGCTTCTCGACCGGGATGGATTCGCCGCTCAGCATGGATTCGTCTACGCTGCTCGATCCATCCAGCACTTCACCATCGACCGGAATTTTTTCGCCGGGCCGGATGCGCAGCATGTCGCCCGGCTTGACTTGAGCAACAGCGACATCAATCTCAGAGCCGTCCGCGCTCACACGCCGCGCGCTGCGGGGCGCGAGGTCAATCAAACGTCGAATCGCGGCGGACGTCTTGCCTCGCGCACGCACTTCCAGCCACTCGCCCAGCAGCACCAGAGCCACGATCACCCCGGCAGGCTCGAAATACACGCCAATCATGCCGTGGGTATCGCGCAGGTTGGCCGGGAACAATGAAGGTACGACGGTCGCGATCACGCTGTACACAAACGCAACCAGCACGCCCAAGCTGATCAGGGTGTACATGTTGGGCGAGCGGTGCACCACCCCCAGCCAGCCGCGCCGGTAATAATCGAGTCCAAGCCACAAGACAAGCGGCAATGACAATGCGAATTCGATCCAGCGCAGTACGCGTGCAGTCGTCATGTCGAACTGCATACCAGTGAAATGCGGCACCATCGCGACCAGCAGCAATGGCACTGCGAACACGACCGCCATCCAGAACTTGCGCCGCACCACGCGCAGTTCGTTGTCTTCACCTTCGTCGCTCGCGCTCGGCAGCATCGGCTCCAGTGCCATGCCGCACTTGGGACAACTGCCTGGCCCGATTTGCTGCACTTCCGGATGCATTGGGCAGGTATAGATGGTGCCTTCCGGAACTTTTTCCTCTTTGGCTTCCCGCTTGTCCAGCCAACGCTGCGGTTCGGCGATGAACTTTGCGCGGCAGCCTGCGGAACAGAAGTAGTACGGTCTGCCGCCGTGTTCGGCATGGTGTCGGGCGGTATGCGGATCGACGTCCATGCCACAGACTGGATCGGTGGCGACCGTGCCAGTCTGGATTTTTTTGGGCACTTGGCACGCGTGATCCGACGAGCAGCACGAACCGGGC
The genomic region above belongs to Rhodanobacteraceae bacterium and contains:
- a CDS encoding Copper/silver efflux RND transporter, membrane fusion protein CusB, coding for MNRTIAKRFVAAVAALVLLVVAGGIGYLIARQSAPTASSSTAATSPSSGKKVLYWYDPMTPQQHFDHPGTSPMGMQMVPKYAEAGGATEQNVVRVSAAEVQNLGMRTAEVKVGRLSDTVHVPGTVAWDQQLAITVSARTNITLEKLYVRAPFTQVKAGQPLAEVLAPEWSAAAAEYFALTNATSAEGRALRSAARERLHALGMDAATIRGLRAGGGTITLRAPIDGVVSQLDVQEGQQVGEGMPIMSLNGLDKVWVDAAIPQAQAGGITAGTPISATVTALPDETFHGEVEALLPDVSEATRTQRARIVLDNPNHDLAPGMFADLRIQGAPSTPHPLVPTEAIIADGVHTRVIEALGDGRFKPVRVRTGRSSGDMTVILTGLQGGERVVTSGQFLIDSEASLSGALSRMDAGDTAAPAAGSSSAKPNAMPGMSMPAASGGGPPGKSAPSSPVAPPKGNASNAMPGMDMPATPASASSGGGDQP
- a CDS encoding Heavy metal RND efflux outer membrane protein, CzcC family, yielding MHSPSLWRRVRAPRLLVAILFALAALPLHAASKDTPLSLDAATQLAAARAPQVQAQLLRAQAARHDAVRAGRLPDPQLTAGINNLTATGSQAFNAAADSMTMRSIGVMQEIPSYAKREAEKAVANSSVQLSAADVLTVRLAVKQATAGAWVRLWAAQTERKQLQDLHEQFALAVQLAKARLRGGTGSATDVLAARAAVVELDNRITGVDAEIASARAALQRWLGNDADATLGAAPDFSTLPAAPAQLLHDLDRQGPLLGWAAREDQAQAKLDLAKAGKRPNWSVGLVYGSRIHLPDMIGIEVGVSLPLFPGDRQDQDISARYAERDAVKDEHEDARRAQREAVAAGLAEWQGDGKQVSTYRDKLLPLATDRSRTALAAYRGGGSLQPWLEARRDEINTRVAYAQALAAWGTAWAQLAYLLPEQNPPSAINLPEQLP
- a CDS encoding P-type ATPase, with the protein product MNEHRPHEDIQANAPGSCCSSDHACQVPKKIQTGTVATDPVCGMDVDPHTARHHAEHGGRPYYFCSAGCRAKFIAEPQRWLDKREAKEEKVPEGTIYTCPMHPEVQQIGPGSCPKCGMALEPMLPSASDEGEDNELRVVRRKFWMAVVFAVPLLLVAMVPHFTGMQFDMTTARVLRWIEFALSLPLVLWLGLDYYRRGWLGVVHRSPNMYTLISLGVLVAFVYSVIATVVPSLFPANLRDTHGMIGVYFEPAGVIVALVLLGEWLEVRARGKTSAAIRRLIDLAPRSARRVSADGSEIDVAVAQVKPGDMLRIRPGEKIPVDGEVLDGSSSVDESMLSGESIPVEKRAGERATAGTVNGTGTLTMRAEKVGADTVLSQIVALVAQAQRSRAPLQRLADRVSRVFVPTVVVIAIVTAIVWMLIGPEPRIAYAIVNAVAVLIIACPCALGLATPISIMVASGRGAEHGVLFRDASAIEALAQVDTLVLDKTGTLTEGKPTLTDVVALDGHEEGEVLQLAASLEAASEHPLAHAILTGAKERGASAVTVQHFDSITGQGVRGELDGRVIALGNVALMRALGVSPDMQDARIEALAASARTLMYLAVNGKLAGALAVTDRIKPGAREQLAALHAIGLRIVMLTGDSEATAKAVAGELGVDEYAAAQTPQDKAAWIEDARRQGAKIAMAGDGINDAPALASADVGLAMGNGTDVAIESAQITLLKGELGGILRARKLSAQTVRNIYQNLGFAFAYNALGIPIAAGVLYPAFGWLLSPVIAAAAMSLSSVSVIGNALRLRKARI